Proteins found in one Oncorhynchus mykiss isolate Arlee chromosome 3, USDA_OmykA_1.1, whole genome shotgun sequence genomic segment:
- the ccdc105 gene encoding coiled-coil domain-containing protein 105 — MPVQSVPLASVTIGPQSWRDDTMHSIRLAEHLVRQTHAGPPGFISRARSCSATAFTRRRTDTIEEVGSGDTHDALCKNKLRPQNTGTMFPYATTTTFVVPFPPPCFREQCAEASVGVAREYMRSVREMEGEIRRQAGRVAHECVKLERERGLLERMLRSLRCEMLINKKSVEGRTIRPASTETGRDGADHLLECAKRELTELKQEMESTLRSTLAQLQTLGQCSRQLLDCASERARVLDLLPHTGSDSLSAGGQGTPSQGLIKLPEPIGPFTPECKQVLESSTLAVNQSQLLRENIRQMIGNAIARQKAAHRTVNEALVKKIAETVTLKQNLTIMSAAARQAIFRKQRQLNCIRHRHDRALGPEYSGDILSREKLNRPIVKVYHRHPGTQLPEAAHLIQGSSVLRHCLLSSEEELSRLQGTCLQLVANLHGKRAAEQVDSAVVRLRRQLVDRRAMPTFLQQGLY, encoded by the exons ATGCCTGTTCAGTCAGTTCCCCTAGCCTCTGTCACGATAGGACCGCAGTCTTGGCGAGATGATACGATGCACTCTATACGGTTAGCGGAACACTTGGTGCGGCAAACCCACGCAGGACCGCCGGGGTTTATCAGCCGTGCGCGGAGCTGTAGCGCCACCGCGTTTACCCGGAGGCGCACAGACACAATTGAAGAGGTTGGAAGTGGAGATACTCATGATGCTTTGTGCAAGAATAAACTCAGACCCCAAAACACAGGCACAATG TTCCCATATGCTACCACCACCACATTTGTGGTCCCGTTTCCACCTCCCTGCTTCCGAGAGCAGTGTGCAGAGGCCAGTGTCGGGGTAGCAAGGGAGTACATGCGCAGTGTGAGGGAAATGGAGGGCGAGATACGTAGACAAGCTGGCCGGGTGGCACATGAATGCGTTAAACTGGAGCGGGAGAGAGGCCTCCTGGAGAGGATGCTGAGGAGCCTGAGGTGTGAAATGCTGATCAACAAGAAGAGTGTGGAGGGAAGGACCATAAGACCAGCTTCTACTGAGACT GGCAGAGACGGAGCAGACCATTTGCTAGAGTGTGCAAAGAGAGAACTCACTGAGCTGAAACAGGAGATGGAGAGCACTCTGAGGAGCACACTAGCCCAACTACAG ACCCTGGGTCAGTGCAGTAGGCAGCTGTTGGACTGTGCCAGTGAGAGAGCGCGTGTTCTAGACCTTCTACCACACACtggctctgactctctctccgcAGGGGGACAGGGAACTCCCTCCCAAGGCCTCATAAAACTACCAGAGCCAATCGGCCCCTTCACTCCAG AATGTAAGCAGGTTCTGGAGTCTTCCACTCTGGCTGTGAACCAATCACAGCTGCTACGAGAAAACATCAGGCAGATGATTGGCAATGCCATCGCCAGGCAAAAAGCTGCCCACCGTACTGTCAATGAAGCTCTGGTGAAGAAAATAGCTGAGACAGTCACTCTGAAG CAAAATCTTACAATTATGTCTGCAGCCGCCAGGCAGGCCATTTTCCGCAAACAGAGGCAGCTGAACTGCATTCGTCACAGACATGACAGAGCACTG GGCCCTGAGTACAGCGGGGATATACTTTCCAGAGAGAAACTGAACAGGCCTATAGTAAAGGTTTACCACAGACACCCTGGGACCCAGTTACCTGAGGCTGCTCATCTCATACAG GGTAGTTCTGTGTTGAGACACTGCCTGCTGTCCTCTGAAGAGGAGCTCTCCAGGCTGCAGGGCACGTGTCTGCAGCTGGTGGCCAACCTGCACGGCAAGAGGGCTGCAGAGCAGGTGGACTCTGCTGTGGTCAGGCTGCGGCGGCAGCTGGTCGACAGACGAGCAATGCCCACTTTCCTCCAACAGGGGTTGTACTAA
- the zp3d.2 gene encoding zona pellucida sperm-binding protein 3d.2 isoform X1, producing MFYIFNLALLFLLHSLRAEGGSNARQSSVKVFAEDSPSYLELPVFQHSRVPLVDKEHFSPVRGTGHEQLPDKVRKILVPVYPTQKPSGPKSQAREVITLCNINKMFVQVKKNILGTGSSLSQLTLGTCHANKSTKVSLIFEYDLGLCGSKRSLVNNRVAYSNTLRYDPPKLQGPIRRAAPFTLRVVCHFNRYHYSYKIGYMLNVVHKVSKPMKNRTRSMLTARNAQWERLAPSDGYSMGKPMYFQAEVPSMSKDGRLYVHSCNVTIKPSHSSTPQFTVIDNFGCMVESKNNSGSRFIPSKRNVVRFTMDAFLFQGMTAGQLKPPLQPQQLYMYCAMSVGRSVPSSTAKACTYDSAAGGWKELYGASSVCSCCESTCSSAVPSATTKMVTSKSWSVEYSTKPAQELTTTSQPETVVAGQFGVRQVERLKERPVKGFAVVEVEQVSEPHRIFEEFFGVDK from the exons atgttttatattttcaaCTTGGCGTTGTTGTTTCTTTTGCATTCTCTAAGAGCAGAGGGAGGCTCAAATGCACGCCAGTCTTCTGTGAAGGTATTCGCCGAAGACTCACCATCTTACCTCGAACTACCTGTGTTCCAGCACTCAAGGGTGCCGCTGGTAGACAAGGAACATTTCTCTCCAGTCCGTGGAACTGGACACGAACAATTACCGGATAAAGTTAGGAAAATACTGGTCCCGGTGTACCCAACACAGAAGCCCTCTGGTCCAAAAAGTCAAGCCCGCGAAGTGATAACACTTTGTAACATCAACAAGATGTTCGTGCAGGtaaagaaaaacattttgggCACCGGGAGTTCACTGTCTCAACTGACACTCGGAACATGCCATGCCAATAAATCTACAAAAGTTTCCCTCATCTTCGAATACGACCTCGGCCTCTGTGGGAGCAAGCGCTCG TTAGTAAATAATCGTGTGGCCTACTCCAACACTCTCCGATATGATCCCCCGAAGCTCCAAGGGCCTATCAGACGAGCTGCACCATTCACCTTGCGAGTTGTCTGTCACTTCAACAG ATATCATTACTCCTACAAAATAGGATACATGCTGAACGTGGTACACAAGGTCTCTAAACCAATGAAGAACAGAACCCGTTCCATGCTCACTGCACGTAATG ctcaATGGGAGAGACTTGCCCCATCCGATGGGTACTCTATGGGAAAGCCCATGTACTTTCAGGCTGAAGTGCCTTCCATGTCTAAAGATGGACGTCTCTATGTCCACTCATGTAATGTGACCATTAAGCCGTCACACTCCTCAACGCCTCAGTTCACTGTCATTGACAATTTTGG GTGCATGGTTGAGAGCAAAAACAACAGTGGCTCCAGATTCATCCCATCTAAAAGGAATGTTGTGAGGTTTACCATGGATGCCTTTCTGTTTCAGGGAATGACAGCAGGGCAG CTCAAGCCGCCTCTTCAGCCACAGCAGCTCTACATGTACTGTGCTATGTCTGTGGGGAGGTCTGTCCCCTCTTCAACTGCGAAGGCCTGCACTTACGATTCTGCAGCAGGAGG ATGGAAGGAGCTGTATGGAGCTTCTTCAGTCTGCTCCTGTTGTGAGTCCACATGTAGCTCTGCTGTCCCCTCTG CCACCACCAAGATGGTCACCAGCAAGTCGTGGTCGGTGGAATACAGCACAAAGCCTGCCCAGGAGTTGACGACTACCTCACAGCCCGAGACCGTTGTGGCGGGGCAGTTCGGTGTGAGGCAGGTGGAGAGACTTAAAGAGAGGCCTGTGAAGGGATTTGCTGTTGTGGAAGTGGAGCAGGTCTCTGAACCACACAGAATATTTGAAGAGTTCTTTGGTGTGGACAAATAG
- the LOC110516190 gene encoding Friend leukemia integration 1 transcription factor isoform X1 translates to MDCTIKEALSVVSEDQSIFESPFPAATTMHMKGEMTSPGSFSQASEESQEPTEPEWAGPGAQNPGKRGEHINGTSRESPVDCSVTKRSRHMSSNEGGQLAYQASYPEPRASPQTATTPNSATEEKRVIVPADPEVWTQDHVRQWLDWAIKEYSLEEVDIMHFHTLEGKALCKMTKEDMMRLTSAYNTDILLGHLNYLRQSSPTFSYPTTPTNNTQQQPRLQVKSENSYEEIGRRNSWSSNPMLPAVTKGSPMEHQHSTRVTEPPPRIVQDPYQALGPISSRLANPEGQALHSKKRTGKHSSYRLPDPSAHRPVGSGQIQLWQFLLELLSDSNNSSIITWEGNNGEFKMTDPDEVAKRWGERKSKPNMNYDKLSRALRYYYDKNIMTKVHGKRYAYKFDFQGISQAHQSHGGEGGIVKYQTEVSYAQPYHSHQPKINFMNTHAAPMPVSPGNFFGPSTTYWNSTTSPMYPGSPMPRHPGTHSHLSSYY, encoded by the exons ATGGACTGTACGATAAAG GAAGCACTGTCCGTGGTGAGCGAGGACCAGTCCATTTTCGAGTCGCCCTTCCCTGCCGCCACGACCATGCACATGAAGGGCGAGATGACGTCACCGGGAAGCTTCAGCCAGGCCTCCGAAGAGAGCCAAGAACCCACCGAGCCGGAGTGGGCCGGGCCGGGAGCACAGAACCCTGGGAAAAGAGGAGAGCACATCAACGGAACCAG TCGTGAGTCCCCTGTGGACTGCAGTGTGACCAAACGCTCCAGACACATGAGCAGCAACGAAGGGGGTCAGCTGGCCTACCAGGCCTCATACCCTGAGCCCCGCGCCAGCCCCCAGACCGCCACCACGCCCAACAGCgccacagaggagaagagagtcaTAGTGCCCGCAG ACCCTGAGGTGTGGACCCAGGACCATGTGCGCCAGTGGCTGGACTGGGCCATCAAGGAGTACAGCCTGGAAGAGGTGGACATCATGCACTTCCACACACTGGAGGGCAAGGCCCTCTGCAAGATGACCAAGGAGGATATGATGCGCCTCACGTCCGCCTACAACACTGACATCCTGCTCGGCCACCTCAATTACCTCCGACAGA GCAGCCCTACTTTCTCCTACCCCACAACTCCAACCAACAACACACAGCAACAACCCAGACTACAGGTTAAATCAG AGAACAGCTATGAGGAGATAGGCAGAAGGAACAGCTGGTCATCGAACCCCATGCTGCCTGCAGTAACCAAAG GTTCTCCCATGGAGCACCAACACAGCACCAGAGTCACAGAGCCTCCGCCGAGAATTGTGCAAG ACCCATACCAAGCATTAGGTCCCATCAGCAGTCGTCTAGCCAACCCAG AAGGCCAAGCCCTCCACTCCAAGAAACGAACAGGCAAACACAGTTCATACAGGCTGCCTGACCCCAGCGCTCACAGGcctgtgg GCTCTGGACAGATCCAGCTGTGGCAGTTCCTGCTGGAGTTGCTGTCGGACAGCAACAACTCCAGCATCATCACCTGGGAGGGCAACAATGGCGAGTTCAAGATGACTGACCCAGACGAGGTGGCCAAGCGTTGGGGCGAGCGCAAGAGCAAACCCAACATGAACTATGACAAGCTGAGCCGCGCCCTGCGCTACTATTACGACAAGAACATCATGACCAAGGTGCACGGCAAGCGCTACGCCTACAAGTTTGACTTCCAGGGCATCTCACAGGCCCACCAGAGCCACGGCGGAGAAGGGGGCATTGTGAAGTACCAGACTGAGGTATCGTATGCCCAGCCCTACCACAGCCACCAGCCAAAAATTAACTTCATGAACACGCATGCCGCCCCTATGCCCGTGTCACCTGGGAACTTTTTTGGGCCGTCTACAACTTACTGGAACTCAACAACCAGCCCCATGTATCCGGGTTCTCCCATGCCAAGGCACCCAGGGACTCACTCCCACCTGAGCTCATACTATTGA
- the zp3d.2 gene encoding zona pellucida sperm-binding protein 3d.2 isoform X2: protein MFYIFNLALLFLLHSLRAEGGSNARQSSVKVFAEDSPSYLELPVFQHSRVPLVDKEHFSPVRGTGHEQLPDKVRKILVPVYPTQKPSGPKSQAREVITLCNINKMFVQVKKNILGTGSSLSQLTLGTCHANKSTKVSLIFEYDLGLCGSKRSLQGPIRRAAPFTLRVVCHFNRYHYSYKIGYMLNVVHKVSKPMKNRTRSMLTARNAQWERLAPSDGYSMGKPMYFQAEVPSMSKDGRLYVHSCNVTIKPSHSSTPQFTVIDNFGCMVESKNNSGSRFIPSKRNVVRFTMDAFLFQGMTAGQLKPPLQPQQLYMYCAMSVGRSVPSSTAKACTYDSAAGGWKELYGASSVCSCCESTCSSAVPSATTKMVTSKSWSVEYSTKPAQELTTTSQPETVVAGQFGVRQVERLKERPVKGFAVVEVEQVSEPHRIFEEFFGVDK from the exons atgttttatattttcaaCTTGGCGTTGTTGTTTCTTTTGCATTCTCTAAGAGCAGAGGGAGGCTCAAATGCACGCCAGTCTTCTGTGAAGGTATTCGCCGAAGACTCACCATCTTACCTCGAACTACCTGTGTTCCAGCACTCAAGGGTGCCGCTGGTAGACAAGGAACATTTCTCTCCAGTCCGTGGAACTGGACACGAACAATTACCGGATAAAGTTAGGAAAATACTGGTCCCGGTGTACCCAACACAGAAGCCCTCTGGTCCAAAAAGTCAAGCCCGCGAAGTGATAACACTTTGTAACATCAACAAGATGTTCGTGCAGGtaaagaaaaacattttgggCACCGGGAGTTCACTGTCTCAACTGACACTCGGAACATGCCATGCCAATAAATCTACAAAAGTTTCCCTCATCTTCGAATACGACCTCGGCCTCTGTGGGAGCAAGCGCTCG CTCCAAGGGCCTATCAGACGAGCTGCACCATTCACCTTGCGAGTTGTCTGTCACTTCAACAG ATATCATTACTCCTACAAAATAGGATACATGCTGAACGTGGTACACAAGGTCTCTAAACCAATGAAGAACAGAACCCGTTCCATGCTCACTGCACGTAATG ctcaATGGGAGAGACTTGCCCCATCCGATGGGTACTCTATGGGAAAGCCCATGTACTTTCAGGCTGAAGTGCCTTCCATGTCTAAAGATGGACGTCTCTATGTCCACTCATGTAATGTGACCATTAAGCCGTCACACTCCTCAACGCCTCAGTTCACTGTCATTGACAATTTTGG GTGCATGGTTGAGAGCAAAAACAACAGTGGCTCCAGATTCATCCCATCTAAAAGGAATGTTGTGAGGTTTACCATGGATGCCTTTCTGTTTCAGGGAATGACAGCAGGGCAG CTCAAGCCGCCTCTTCAGCCACAGCAGCTCTACATGTACTGTGCTATGTCTGTGGGGAGGTCTGTCCCCTCTTCAACTGCGAAGGCCTGCACTTACGATTCTGCAGCAGGAGG ATGGAAGGAGCTGTATGGAGCTTCTTCAGTCTGCTCCTGTTGTGAGTCCACATGTAGCTCTGCTGTCCCCTCTG CCACCACCAAGATGGTCACCAGCAAGTCGTGGTCGGTGGAATACAGCACAAAGCCTGCCCAGGAGTTGACGACTACCTCACAGCCCGAGACCGTTGTGGCGGGGCAGTTCGGTGTGAGGCAGGTGGAGAGACTTAAAGAGAGGCCTGTGAAGGGATTTGCTGTTGTGGAAGTGGAGCAGGTCTCTGAACCACACAGAATATTTGAAGAGTTCTTTGGTGTGGACAAATAG
- the LOC110516190 gene encoding Friend leukemia integration 1 transcription factor isoform X2, giving the protein MHMKGEMTSPGSFSQASEESQEPTEPEWAGPGAQNPGKRGEHINGTSRESPVDCSVTKRSRHMSSNEGGQLAYQASYPEPRASPQTATTPNSATEEKRVIVPADPEVWTQDHVRQWLDWAIKEYSLEEVDIMHFHTLEGKALCKMTKEDMMRLTSAYNTDILLGHLNYLRQSSPTFSYPTTPTNNTQQQPRLQVKSENSYEEIGRRNSWSSNPMLPAVTKGSPMEHQHSTRVTEPPPRIVQDPYQALGPISSRLANPEGQALHSKKRTGKHSSYRLPDPSAHRPVGSGQIQLWQFLLELLSDSNNSSIITWEGNNGEFKMTDPDEVAKRWGERKSKPNMNYDKLSRALRYYYDKNIMTKVHGKRYAYKFDFQGISQAHQSHGGEGGIVKYQTEVSYAQPYHSHQPKINFMNTHAAPMPVSPGNFFGPSTTYWNSTTSPMYPGSPMPRHPGTHSHLSSYY; this is encoded by the exons ATGCACATGAAGGGCGAGATGACGTCACCGGGAAGCTTCAGCCAGGCCTCCGAAGAGAGCCAAGAACCCACCGAGCCGGAGTGGGCCGGGCCGGGAGCACAGAACCCTGGGAAAAGAGGAGAGCACATCAACGGAACCAG TCGTGAGTCCCCTGTGGACTGCAGTGTGACCAAACGCTCCAGACACATGAGCAGCAACGAAGGGGGTCAGCTGGCCTACCAGGCCTCATACCCTGAGCCCCGCGCCAGCCCCCAGACCGCCACCACGCCCAACAGCgccacagaggagaagagagtcaTAGTGCCCGCAG ACCCTGAGGTGTGGACCCAGGACCATGTGCGCCAGTGGCTGGACTGGGCCATCAAGGAGTACAGCCTGGAAGAGGTGGACATCATGCACTTCCACACACTGGAGGGCAAGGCCCTCTGCAAGATGACCAAGGAGGATATGATGCGCCTCACGTCCGCCTACAACACTGACATCCTGCTCGGCCACCTCAATTACCTCCGACAGA GCAGCCCTACTTTCTCCTACCCCACAACTCCAACCAACAACACACAGCAACAACCCAGACTACAGGTTAAATCAG AGAACAGCTATGAGGAGATAGGCAGAAGGAACAGCTGGTCATCGAACCCCATGCTGCCTGCAGTAACCAAAG GTTCTCCCATGGAGCACCAACACAGCACCAGAGTCACAGAGCCTCCGCCGAGAATTGTGCAAG ACCCATACCAAGCATTAGGTCCCATCAGCAGTCGTCTAGCCAACCCAG AAGGCCAAGCCCTCCACTCCAAGAAACGAACAGGCAAACACAGTTCATACAGGCTGCCTGACCCCAGCGCTCACAGGcctgtgg GCTCTGGACAGATCCAGCTGTGGCAGTTCCTGCTGGAGTTGCTGTCGGACAGCAACAACTCCAGCATCATCACCTGGGAGGGCAACAATGGCGAGTTCAAGATGACTGACCCAGACGAGGTGGCCAAGCGTTGGGGCGAGCGCAAGAGCAAACCCAACATGAACTATGACAAGCTGAGCCGCGCCCTGCGCTACTATTACGACAAGAACATCATGACCAAGGTGCACGGCAAGCGCTACGCCTACAAGTTTGACTTCCAGGGCATCTCACAGGCCCACCAGAGCCACGGCGGAGAAGGGGGCATTGTGAAGTACCAGACTGAGGTATCGTATGCCCAGCCCTACCACAGCCACCAGCCAAAAATTAACTTCATGAACACGCATGCCGCCCCTATGCCCGTGTCACCTGGGAACTTTTTTGGGCCGTCTACAACTTACTGGAACTCAACAACCAGCCCCATGTATCCGGGTTCTCCCATGCCAAGGCACCCAGGGACTCACTCCCACCTGAGCTCATACTATTGA
- the LOC110516190 gene encoding Friend leukemia integration 1 transcription factor isoform X3: MDCTIKEALSVVSEDQSIFESPFPAATTMHMKGEMTSPGSFSQASEESQEPTEPEWAGPGAQNPGKRGEHINGTSRESPVDCSVTKRSRHMSSNEGGQLAYQASYPEPRASPQTATTPNSATEEKRVIVPADPEVWTQDHVRQWLDWAIKEYSLEEVDIMHFHTLEGKALCKMTKEDMMRLTSAYNTDILLGHLNYLRQSSPTFSYPTTPTNNTQQQPRLQVKSENSYEEIGRRNSWSSNPMLPAVTKGSPMEHQHSTRVTEPPPRIVQDPYQALGPISSRLANPGSGQIQLWQFLLELLSDSNNSSIITWEGNNGEFKMTDPDEVAKRWGERKSKPNMNYDKLSRALRYYYDKNIMTKVHGKRYAYKFDFQGISQAHQSHGGEGGIVKYQTEVSYAQPYHSHQPKINFMNTHAAPMPVSPGNFFGPSTTYWNSTTSPMYPGSPMPRHPGTHSHLSSYY; this comes from the exons ATGGACTGTACGATAAAG GAAGCACTGTCCGTGGTGAGCGAGGACCAGTCCATTTTCGAGTCGCCCTTCCCTGCCGCCACGACCATGCACATGAAGGGCGAGATGACGTCACCGGGAAGCTTCAGCCAGGCCTCCGAAGAGAGCCAAGAACCCACCGAGCCGGAGTGGGCCGGGCCGGGAGCACAGAACCCTGGGAAAAGAGGAGAGCACATCAACGGAACCAG TCGTGAGTCCCCTGTGGACTGCAGTGTGACCAAACGCTCCAGACACATGAGCAGCAACGAAGGGGGTCAGCTGGCCTACCAGGCCTCATACCCTGAGCCCCGCGCCAGCCCCCAGACCGCCACCACGCCCAACAGCgccacagaggagaagagagtcaTAGTGCCCGCAG ACCCTGAGGTGTGGACCCAGGACCATGTGCGCCAGTGGCTGGACTGGGCCATCAAGGAGTACAGCCTGGAAGAGGTGGACATCATGCACTTCCACACACTGGAGGGCAAGGCCCTCTGCAAGATGACCAAGGAGGATATGATGCGCCTCACGTCCGCCTACAACACTGACATCCTGCTCGGCCACCTCAATTACCTCCGACAGA GCAGCCCTACTTTCTCCTACCCCACAACTCCAACCAACAACACACAGCAACAACCCAGACTACAGGTTAAATCAG AGAACAGCTATGAGGAGATAGGCAGAAGGAACAGCTGGTCATCGAACCCCATGCTGCCTGCAGTAACCAAAG GTTCTCCCATGGAGCACCAACACAGCACCAGAGTCACAGAGCCTCCGCCGAGAATTGTGCAAG ACCCATACCAAGCATTAGGTCCCATCAGCAGTCGTCTAGCCAACCCAG GCTCTGGACAGATCCAGCTGTGGCAGTTCCTGCTGGAGTTGCTGTCGGACAGCAACAACTCCAGCATCATCACCTGGGAGGGCAACAATGGCGAGTTCAAGATGACTGACCCAGACGAGGTGGCCAAGCGTTGGGGCGAGCGCAAGAGCAAACCCAACATGAACTATGACAAGCTGAGCCGCGCCCTGCGCTACTATTACGACAAGAACATCATGACCAAGGTGCACGGCAAGCGCTACGCCTACAAGTTTGACTTCCAGGGCATCTCACAGGCCCACCAGAGCCACGGCGGAGAAGGGGGCATTGTGAAGTACCAGACTGAGGTATCGTATGCCCAGCCCTACCACAGCCACCAGCCAAAAATTAACTTCATGAACACGCATGCCGCCCCTATGCCCGTGTCACCTGGGAACTTTTTTGGGCCGTCTACAACTTACTGGAACTCAACAACCAGCCCCATGTATCCGGGTTCTCCCATGCCAAGGCACCCAGGGACTCACTCCCACCTGAGCTCATACTATTGA